Proteins found in one Flavobacteriales bacterium genomic segment:
- a CDS encoding DUF3467 domain-containing protein produces the protein MSDNKNENNISIELTEETANGQYSNLAIINHSPSEFVLDFVNMMPNVPKAKVQSRMIMAPIHAKRLLAALQQNVQNYEQAFGVIEDKVPAGSGVPNTMNMPYMGTKGEA, from the coding sequence ATGTCAGATAACAAAAACGAAAACAATATCAGCATAGAGCTGACAGAAGAAACAGCAAATGGACAATACAGCAATTTGGCAATCATCAATCATTCGCCATCAGAGTTTGTATTAGATTTTGTAAATATGATGCCTAATGTCCCTAAAGCAAAAGTTCAGTCAAGAATGATTATGGCTCCTATTCATGCCAAAAGATTACTTGCGGCACTTCAACAAAATGTTCAAAACTATGAACAAGCTTTTGGTGTAATTGAGGATAAAGTTCCTGCTGGAAGTGGTGTGCCAAACACAATGAATATGCCTTATATGGGGACCAAAGGAGAAGCTTAA
- a CDS encoding GNAT family N-acetyltransferase: MTTQETDLSYIHPPIDKALIKKELNQERFVRKTNKLDNEIYIINAQNAPNTLKEIGRLREITFASSGGGTGKELDLDSYDTSANCYQQLIVWSPEEEEIIGGYRYILCKDVLDTKPLELSTINYFDFSEDFKRLYLPYTIELGRSWIRPEYQPNQNPKKGLFALDNLWDGLGALVVRHQDEIRYLFGKVTMYKDYQAECRDALLYVMKYFFPDKDHLVEPKMSRGLTSNITQFKGALQNVSNFKEGYKFLKSFVRERKEMVPPLINSYMHLSDTMKTFGTASNPDFGNVEETGILLTIDDIHKHIFDRYTQSYREEKNR, translated from the coding sequence ATGACTACCCAAGAAACAGATTTAAGTTATATACATCCTCCCATAGATAAAGCCCTCATAAAAAAAGAGCTTAACCAAGAACGCTTCGTAAGAAAAACGAATAAGCTTGATAACGAAATTTATATTATTAATGCCCAGAATGCTCCTAATACTTTAAAGGAAATTGGTCGCTTACGAGAAATCACCTTTGCCTCTTCTGGAGGAGGAACAGGTAAAGAATTGGACCTAGATTCTTATGATACTTCTGCCAATTGCTATCAACAATTGATCGTTTGGTCTCCAGAAGAAGAAGAAATTATTGGAGGGTATCGTTATATTCTCTGTAAAGATGTACTAGATACTAAGCCTCTTGAGCTTTCTACTATCAATTATTTTGATTTTTCTGAGGATTTTAAACGATTGTATCTTCCTTATACCATAGAGCTAGGAAGATCTTGGATTCGTCCAGAATATCAACCAAATCAAAATCCCAAAAAAGGGCTTTTTGCCTTAGATAATCTTTGGGACGGACTGGGAGCTTTAGTGGTGAGACATCAAGACGAAATTCGTTATTTATTTGGGAAAGTAACCATGTACAAGGATTACCAAGCAGAATGCCGTGATGCATTGCTTTATGTAATGAAATATTTTTTCCCTGATAAAGATCATTTGGTAGAACCGAAAATGAGTAGAGGGCTGACTTCCAATATTACTCAATTTAAGGGCGCTCTTCAGAATGTAAGTAACTTTAAGGAAGGGTATAAATTCTTGAAGAGTTTTGTAAGAGAACGCAAAGAAATGGTACCCCCACTTATCAACTCTTATATGCATCTTTCAGATACTATGAAAACTTTCGGTACAGCTTCAAATCCCGATTTTGGAAATGTGGAAGAAACGGGAATTTTACTGACTATAGATGATATTCACAAACATATTTTTGATCGATATACTCAGTCTTACCGAGAAGAAAAAAATCGATAA
- a CDS encoding 1-acyl-sn-glycerol-3-phosphate acyltransferase — protein MEQKKDIAVEDRFIDLEKLMESKNPGITKKIPGFIIRYLKRILHQEEINQIIIENKKLKNEAFCENIIQRFGINLEVEGIENIPTKGGIILAANHPLGGMDALAIVTILKPIRKDINFIVNDLLLNLENLKEMFVGVNLHGKKSAKSLEKVNELFASDKAIFLFPSGFVSRKIKGKVRDFEWQKTFVSRSKRYDKAVVPVFIDGKLSNFFYRLANIRTFLGIKANIEMLYLAHELFKLKGKTVKVRFGKPIPHTTFDKSKTDKEWANHVREIVYQ, from the coding sequence ATGGAGCAAAAAAAAGACATCGCTGTTGAGGATCGTTTTATTGATTTAGAAAAATTAATGGAATCCAAAAACCCAGGAATTACCAAAAAAATTCCAGGTTTTATCATTCGTTATCTCAAAAGAATTCTTCATCAAGAAGAAATTAATCAAATCATTATAGAAAACAAAAAACTCAAAAATGAGGCTTTTTGTGAAAATATTATTCAAAGATTTGGAATTAACCTAGAAGTAGAAGGTATAGAAAATATTCCTACTAAAGGTGGTATTATTTTAGCTGCTAACCATCCACTTGGTGGAATGGATGCCTTAGCTATTGTTACGATTCTTAAACCTATAAGAAAGGACATTAATTTTATTGTGAATGATTTACTCTTAAATCTAGAGAACCTTAAAGAAATGTTTGTAGGTGTGAATTTACACGGTAAAAAATCGGCTAAAAGCCTAGAGAAAGTCAATGAACTTTTCGCCTCAGACAAAGCTATTTTTCTTTTTCCTTCTGGATTTGTGAGTAGAAAAATTAAGGGAAAAGTAAGAGATTTTGAATGGCAAAAGACTTTTGTTTCAAGATCCAAGCGTTATGATAAAGCCGTAGTTCCTGTGTTTATAGATGGAAAACTGAGTAATTTCTTTTATCGCTTAGCAAATATCCGTACCTTTCTTGGAATAAAGGCGAATATTGAAATGCTCTATTTGGCTCATGAACTTTTTAAACTCAAAGGGAAAACCGTAAAAGTTCGTTTTGGAAAACCTATTCCTCATACTACTTTTGATAAAAGTAAAACGGATAAAGAATGGGCAAACCATGTTAGAGAAATTGTTTATCAATAA
- a CDS encoding DEAD/DEAH box helicase, with amino-acid sequence MDNPFLALGLDERLVAAVGDLGYEKPSEVQQKAIPHLLQDQSDLVSLAQTGTGKTAAFSLPLLQHINTSKKHIQGVILSPTRELALQIAEDIKSFSKYLPKIKVATVYGGASIENQYRDIKRNPQIVVATPGRLKDMLKRRMIKLEEIKVCILDEADEMLNMGFKDDLDFILDRCGEERNTWLFSATMPPEVSRIAKEYMSNPFEITCGRKNEGSNNVAHQYVVVQNFNRYQALKRLIDFQQDMFGVIFCRTRHETQDVAAKLINDGYNAGPLHGDLSQAQRDTVMGHFRKRNIQFLVATDVAARGIDVNDITHVIHYKLPEQIESYTHRSGRTGRAGKSGISISITTSSERKKIKAIERVIKKEFDKVLLPSSKDVANNKLMQVVNKLKNQEINEELISKYTSYLSEEFDAVSKEELLQKFVTMEMEIFLKGVSDDDINHKGQRNDERGSGKGDRKRFYISIGEKDGFKSWTELKDVLRETTGLGKDDFTHVDVMKTFSFFTVASRNEKLVFDKFNGSTWKGRNVSVELTKEKKSRPGRRKSPERRRRRRN; translated from the coding sequence ATGGACAACCCATTTTTAGCATTAGGCTTGGATGAACGTTTGGTGGCAGCAGTTGGAGACTTAGGATACGAAAAACCGTCGGAAGTACAACAAAAAGCCATTCCTCATCTACTTCAAGATCAGTCGGATCTTGTATCATTGGCACAAACAGGAACAGGAAAAACCGCAGCGTTTTCTCTCCCATTATTGCAACACATCAACACGAGCAAAAAGCACATACAAGGTGTTATTCTTTCGCCAACAAGAGAATTGGCATTGCAAATTGCAGAAGACATCAAAAGCTTTTCCAAGTACTTACCAAAAATAAAAGTGGCAACTGTTTATGGTGGAGCAAGTATTGAAAACCAATATCGCGATATTAAAAGAAACCCGCAAATCGTAGTTGCCACACCAGGTCGATTAAAAGATATGCTCAAGAGAAGAATGATTAAACTTGAAGAAATCAAGGTTTGTATTCTCGATGAAGCTGACGAAATGCTTAATATGGGTTTTAAAGATGATCTTGATTTTATTCTAGACCGATGCGGTGAAGAAAGAAATACATGGTTATTCTCGGCAACTATGCCACCAGAAGTATCAAGAATTGCTAAAGAATATATGAGCAATCCTTTTGAAATTACTTGTGGTAGAAAAAACGAAGGAAGTAATAATGTAGCACACCAGTATGTGGTTGTTCAAAACTTCAATCGTTATCAAGCTCTCAAAAGATTGATTGATTTCCAACAAGATATGTTTGGTGTTATTTTTTGTAGAACACGTCATGAAACACAAGATGTAGCTGCAAAATTAATCAATGATGGATATAACGCAGGTCCTCTTCATGGTGATTTATCTCAGGCTCAAAGAGATACCGTAATGGGGCATTTCAGAAAAAGAAATATCCAATTTCTAGTAGCAACAGATGTGGCAGCCAGAGGAATAGATGTAAATGATATTACACACGTAATTCACTACAAACTCCCTGAACAAATTGAATCTTACACACATAGATCTGGTAGAACAGGAAGAGCAGGTAAAAGCGGAATTTCGATTTCTATTACGACTTCTAGTGAAAGAAAAAAGATTAAAGCTATTGAAAGAGTTATCAAAAAAGAATTTGATAAAGTTCTCCTTCCATCGTCAAAAGATGTAGCGAACAACAAGTTGATGCAGGTAGTTAACAAGCTTAAAAACCAAGAAATCAACGAAGAATTAATTTCCAAATACACTTCTTACCTTAGTGAAGAATTTGATGCAGTATCCAAAGAAGAATTGCTTCAAAAATTCGTTACCATGGAAATGGAAATCTTCTTGAAGGGGGTATCTGATGATGATATCAACCACAAAGGACAAAGAAATGATGAACGAGGAAGCGGAAAAGGAGATAGAAAAAGATTCTATATCAGCATTGGAGAAAAAGATGGTTTTAAATCTTGGACAGAACTTAAAGACGTCTTGAGAGAAACTACAGGTCTTGGAAAAGATGATTTCACTCATGTAGATGTAATGAAAACTTTCTCTTTCTTTACTGTAGCATCAAGAAACGAAAAACTTGTTTTTGATAAATTTAATGGTTCTACCTGGAAAGGCAGAAATGTGAGTGTAGAACTTACGAAAGAAAAAAAATCTCGTCCAGGACGAAGAAAAAGTCCCGAAAGAAGACGTAGAAGAAGAAATTAG
- a CDS encoding short-chain dehydrogenase, protein MKLSYYSLLVSLAIIFLQVSCTFEEDSDQYLLEKDKKELAGSLKSDKILIYKFGKIAIRSSAVKDPLSDDLKDFQKDLQSVSEVMLDNEVDDLESLTVLDYLKMYRTYRSLKKFVIQTDEDIFPTLIESLNFVYGDSNLRSEPFMQGEERIQAQNIEHALLSIMVLFSKDLGKEVSLYECSKTNPESLPDSEIKGLLQFCRAFLFFEKGLFYLSEDEISRNINWLNENQKMDLRYTRMFFRWGHLNDETTYKKFHAINHLFRGMNRLMMEREIDDKRALEDFEVVINDAHALGVDNELIWGVETYFYLKNDEPEKAILAMSKLEKSKFFSQREKKHFRESIEYVKNRKSDDMLNGVFDKYFLSKVASKYLFSILAEVNWEKVLKDEKVPHVEKIFENKRRVEKIIQKIEKYSSAEGIEEKGEQIKQESKRIWEKAKGLLE, encoded by the coding sequence ATGAAATTATCATATTATTCTCTTTTGGTTTCTCTGGCTATCATATTTTTACAGGTTAGTTGCACTTTTGAAGAAGATTCAGACCAATATTTATTGGAAAAAGATAAGAAAGAATTAGCGGGCAGTTTAAAATCTGATAAAATTCTGATTTATAAATTTGGTAAAATAGCGATAAGATCCTCGGCTGTAAAAGATCCTCTTTCTGATGATTTAAAAGATTTTCAAAAGGATCTTCAGTCTGTTTCAGAGGTGATGTTAGATAACGAAGTTGATGATCTAGAATCCTTAACTGTTTTGGATTATCTAAAAATGTATCGAACTTATCGCAGTTTAAAAAAGTTTGTTATACAAACGGATGAAGATATTTTCCCGACGCTTATAGAGTCCTTAAATTTTGTTTATGGAGATTCGAATCTAAGATCAGAGCCTTTTATGCAGGGTGAAGAAAGAATTCAAGCTCAAAATATAGAGCACGCTTTATTGAGTATTATGGTGTTGTTTAGTAAAGACTTAGGGAAAGAGGTTTCGTTATATGAGTGTTCGAAGACTAACCCCGAGTCATTACCTGATTCTGAAATTAAAGGATTATTACAATTCTGTAGAGCATTCTTGTTTTTTGAAAAAGGTCTATTTTACTTGTCAGAGGATGAGATATCTAGAAATATTAATTGGTTAAACGAAAACCAAAAAATGGACTTACGTTATACGCGAATGTTTTTCAGATGGGGGCATCTGAATGACGAGACTACTTATAAAAAATTTCACGCTATTAACCATTTATTTAGAGGGATGAATAGACTGATGATGGAGAGAGAAATAGATGACAAAAGGGCTTTAGAAGATTTTGAGGTAGTAATAAATGACGCTCATGCGTTAGGTGTGGATAATGAGTTAATATGGGGAGTGGAAACGTATTTTTATTTAAAAAATGACGAGCCTGAAAAGGCAATTTTGGCAATGAGTAAACTCGAAAAAAGTAAATTTTTTTCTCAAAGGGAGAAAAAACATTTTCGTGAATCTATTGAATATGTAAAGAATCGGAAGAGTGACGATATGCTTAATGGAGTTTTTGATAAATATTTTTTAAGCAAAGTAGCCAGTAAATATCTCTTTTCTATATTGGCAGAGGTGAATTGGGAAAAGGTCTTAAAAGATGAAAAAGTTCCACATGTCGAAAAAATATTTGAAAATAAAAGAAGAGTAGAAAAAATTATTCAAAAAATAGAAAAGTATTCCAGCGCAGAAGGTATTGAAGAAAAAGGAGAACAAATCAAACAGGAAAGTAAGAGAATCTGGGAAAAAGCTAAGGGACTGTTAGAATAA